CGAATAGCAGGTTCAGCAATCTGTCTGTATGAGTTTCTCATTGAAAACCAAAAACCACACAGATTTTTCTCAGAGTAAACATGTAATGCAGAATCATCATGTTGCATTTCTACCAACTCCTCCTGCCTACCTGTCCCAGCCTGCAACACCTGAGCATCTGTACTGAAAGGATTCCTAAGATATACAAATTCATCTCCATCAAGGCTTGGAAAATAACTATtaatttcttcttccatcttcataAGATGCTCAGTGACTAATCCTGTGAACTTGTCAGTCTTAGATCGTGGATTTTGATCTATATATTCTGTTACATTACTAAACATAGCCAAGGTATCAGACTGAATGTTTCCCCTCCACAGTCGAAGTTTTGCAATGAATGCTTTGAGTTTAGCTATACTGCCACAAACTGTTACATCTCTTCCTTGGAGACTCTGGTTTAGCATATTTAGAGCATCAAAAATATCCACAAGATAAGCAAGGTTAAGCATGAAGTAATGATCCTTCAAGGAAGTGACGAAATCTTCACACTTGTGGGAATGTTGAAAAAATTCTAGCAATTCTCCATGAAGCTCATAAATACGTTTTGTGACACTTCCTCGGGAAAGCCAACGTACATCAGTATGGAACAGAAGTACACTGTGATTACCATCAAAATCTTCACACAATAGTTTGAATAATCGGCTGTTAAGAGCACTCCCTTTTACATGGTTAACGATCTTGACCACCAGTGATAACACACTGGCTAGTTCAGCAGGAAGAACCTTGCATGACAAAACAAACCGATGTATCATGCAATGCATAAATGTCACATGAGGTGCTACTTCCATGACACGAGCTCTAAAACCAGACTTTCGCCCCAACATTGCTGGTGCCCCATCAGTTGTGCATCCTCTCAGATTTTCCCACTTCAAACCATGTTTCTTGAAAAATGAATCTACCACTTGAAAAATATCTTCGCCTTTAGTTGTTGCTTCTAAGGCTGCATTCATTAAGAACTCTTCCTTAATACCTTCATTTCCTACATACCGAGCAAACATTAGTAGCTGAGCACAATTTGTAACATCGGTGGACTCGTCAAGTTGAATTGCAAATCCACTTTCAGACATAGAAATTTCGCTAATCACTTGCTGAAAAATATCAAGTGACATTTCTTCTATTCGTCGTTGTACTGTATTGTTTGACAAGGAGATAGAGTTGagctttttttctgattcatctCCAAGGACACAACGCACCATTGCTTTTGCAGCTGGAAGAACAAGGTTTTCCCCAATGGTATGAGCTTTCTTTTGTTTGGCAATCATAAGTGAAACTTCATAAGATGCCTGCACCACTGCACTGTTTTGTTGGAAAATCCTCCCACTTGGATCCAGTCGTTGCTTCTTTAACACTTCTTCTTTACGTTTAAAAAAATTAAGGTCTTTGTCTTTGACCTCTGGATGAGCTCTCTCAAGATGTCGAGTAAGTAGGCTTGGCTTCAATGAGTCATTCCCCAGACTCAGAGTTTTTTGACACAGTACACACACTGGAATATCCATACCATTGTTTACTACGAATGTAAACCCGAACTGTAAGTAGGTCTctgaatattttcttcttttactcatcattatttacctttctaaaagatagaaaaaaatatattaggtaACTAATAAGCCCAAAAAGTGCCA
The sequence above is drawn from the Penaeus chinensis breed Huanghai No. 1 chromosome 33, ASM1920278v2, whole genome shotgun sequence genome and encodes:
- the LOC125043042 gene encoding zinc finger BED domain-containing protein 5-like, which encodes MTASESVKTFLVTNSPYPCLCVLCQKTLSLGNDSLKPSLLTRHLERAHPEVKDKDLNFFKRKEEVLKKQRLDPSGRIFQQNSAVVQASYEVSLMIAKQKKAHTIGENLVLPAAKAMVRCVLGDESEKKLNSISLSNNTVQRRIEEMSLDIFQQVISEISMSESGFAIQLDESTDVTNCAQLLMFARYVGNEGIKEEFLMNAALEATTKGEDIFQVVDSFFKKHGLKWENLRGCTTDGAPAMLGRKSGFRARVMEVAPHVTFMHCMIHRFVLSCKVLPAELASVLSLVVKIVNHVKGSALNSRLFKLLCEDFDGNHSVLLFHTDVRWLSRGSVTKRIYELHGELLEFFQHSHKCEDFVTSLKDHYFMLNLAYLVDIFDALNMLNQSLQGRDVTVCGSIAKLKAFIAKLRLWRGNIQSDTLAMFSNVTEYIDQNPRSKTDKFTGLVTEHLMKMEEEINSYFPSLDGDEFVYLRNPFSTDAQVLQAGTGRQEELVEMQHDDSALHVYSEKNLCGFWFSMRNSYRQIAEPAIRALLVFPSTWLCESAFSVLLGIKSKYRSKLNTPEHDLRCAIAKVSPRISELVAKKQAHPSH